Genomic window (Sulfurospirillum tamanense):
ATTGCCCTTATCTCTGCTATTGCAACCGTATCGGTCATACTTGGCCTTGATGGGGGCGTTAAACGCCTTTCGGAACTCAATTTGTACCTCGCGGGGCTTTTGTTGCTCTTTGTTATTTTGGCGGGGCCAACCTTTTTTCTTTTTAGTGCCCTCGTGCAAAACATTGGAGCGTACCTCAGTGGTATAGTTTCCATGACTTTCAACCAACACGTCTACGACAGCACGCCATGGATGGGATGGTGGACGCTCTTTTATTGGGCGTGGTGGATAGCGTGGGCCCCTTTTGTGGGCATGTTTATCGCCCGTGTTTCAAGAGGACGCACCATCCGTGAATTTATCGCGGGCGTGCTTTTTGTGCCTGTAGGCTTTACCTTTGTCTGGATGACTGTTTTTGGCAACAGCGCTCTTGACGCCATTATGAACAAAGGAGCCGATGCTCTTTCGGCTGCGGTTTCTGCGGATGTTTCCACTGCCTTGTTTCAATTTTTGGAACTGTTTCCTTTCTCGGGCATCACTTCAGTGTTGGCGGTGCTTTTAGTGGTGACATTTTTTGTGACTTCTTCGGATTCGGGCTCTTTAGTAGTGGACACCATCAGCTCAGGCGGTAAAGACAACAACCCTGTGTGGCAACGCATCTTTTGGGCCGTACTTGAAGGGGTTGTGGCCGCGGCCTTACTCATCGCTGGAGGGCTTGGAGCGCTGCAATCAGCGTCCATCGCCATCGCGCTGCCTTTTGCATTGATTATGCTTGTGGCGTGTTGGGGCTTGTGGCGCGCGTTGCACCTTGAGGCGATTCGCTATGAGAGTTTACAGCACCACATGAACGCAGGACGCCATGGCAAAATCAGTGGTACGTGGAAATCACGGCTCAGTCGGCTTATCGAGTTTCCTTCCGTGGAAGAGACCAGACGTTACATTCGTAAAGATGTGGTCAAAGCCATGCTTTTGGTAGAAAAAGAGCTTGAAGACCACCACTGGGAAGTGGACATTAACCATGATGACACCAAAGGAGTTGCAACGTTTAGGGTTGAACACTCAGGTGATATGGATTTTATTTATGAAGTGCGCATCAAAACGGGCGACACCCCCACCTTTGCCTTCCCTGATTCTGTTAATCCTTCAAGAGCCCAGAAAAAATACGGGCGCGCGGAAGTCTACTTGCAAGATGGCAACAAGGCGTACGACATCTACGGCTACGATGAAGACGTCATCGCCACGGACATCATCGACCAGTTTGAAAAACACCGCCACTTTTTACACAATACTTCCAGTCTTAATCCTGCTATTCCTATCGAGTGAGACACTGGCCCTGTAAAGGGCCAATCTCCTTTACATGTAAGGGTTTAGTAACCCTTTTGCGTTACACTTTTTTATGAAGATACTTCTCTTTACCGACACCCTATGCGACACCAACGGCGTGTCGCGCTTTTTGCAAGACCTTGGCACCCACTGCCCTGCCTTTCATCTTGTCACGGCAACGCGTAAATCTTGCAACCTTCCTTTTAAAAACTGGACAAACCTTCCTGTACGCCTACGCCTTGCCATGCCTTTTTACCCCCAACTTGACCTTAGTTTTCCCTCTTACGCCCACGCCAAAACTTTGTTTGAAACCTTTGACCCCGACCTTGTGCATGTCTCCACGCCTGGCCCCGTTGGTTTGCTTGGACGCGCCTTGGCACGCAAATACCACAAACCCCTTGCAGGGGTGTACCACACCGATTTTCCTTCTTACGTGCACAACAACCTGCCCCTTTGGGGGTTAAAACGCCTCACCCAAATGTCTATGCGTTGGTTTTACAAACCCTTTTCTTTGCTCTTTGCCCGTAGTCAAAGTGAAATCCCCAAACTCCAACCCCTTCTTCACAAAACCCTCACACTATTTAAAGCCGGAGTAGACACACAGGTATTTACGCCCTTAGCCCTCCCCAAAGAAGCGCGCTTGACCCTGCTGTACGTGGGGCGCATTAGTCCTGAAAAAAACATAGGATTTTTGTGGGAAGTGTGGGAAATCCTCCAAAACCTCTTAGGCCCTCAGGCGGTGCAGTTGTGGTGCGTAGGGGAATGTACCCATCCGCTTTTGCGCACCCAAGGAGAGGCGCTTGGGGTGCATTTTTTGGGAAAACAACCCAAAGAAGCGTTGCCTGCTTTGTATGCCAAAGCCCATTTGTTTGTTTTTCCCTCACTCACCGAAACCCTAGGGCAAGTGGTGCTTGAGTCGTTGTCCTGCGGCACGCCTGTTGTCGTTTCTGACCAAGGGGGCCCGCGCACTATTTTGGCAAGCACTACTCGCCCTTGTGGACTCATTCTTTCTACACGTTTTTCCTCCACGTGGGCACATGCCATTAAATCACTTTTATTAAATGAACCTAGGCTTTCTGCGATGGCAGAAGCAGCGCGTGCAGAAAATTACGACATTAAGACGAGTGTTGAAGATTTTTTAGCAGTACATGTAAGGATGCGCAAAGAAGAAGCCGAGCCCGAAGGCTCGACGAAAGAAGAAGGTTAGACGAAAATAAACACACCCACCAATAAAACAGCGATGTAAAGGGCACCAAATACGCCACCAAGGAGCCAAAAAGTTCCTGTTGGAATAAAGCGTGAACCAAACCAAATCGGTGATGGTCCTGTAGCATACGGAGTTAAAATACCCATGATACCCAAGGTACCAGCCATCAAGATACTAAAGGGAACCAATTGCTCAGGCGCAATCATCTGCACAGCAATCGCCATGAAAAGAGGCAAGAGTGCTGTAGTGTGTGCTGTAACAGAAGCAAAGAAGTAGTGAAGCACAAAGAAAATGAGAAGCATAGAAAGCATCAAGACGGTGGGTGTCATACCTACCAAGTAACCCTCAAGTCCTGTACCCATCCATTTAAGCACACCCGTTTTACTAAGCCCAGAGGCCATCGCCACCAAGGTCGCAAACCAAATCAAGATGTTAAAGGCTTCTTTATTAGAAAGCACGTCATCCCATGTAATGACGTTAGTAAGTACCATCACCGCTACAATCGCAATCGCCGCGGTTGTACCATGAATACCCACTTCTTTTCCAAAAATCCACAACACAAGGGCCACAACGGCAAGTACACCCATCAAAATCTCTTTGCCTTTAATCCCGCCCAAGGTTTTAAGCTCAGCTGCTGCCCACGCTGGAGCCTCAGGAGAGGTTTTTTGGGTTGGTGGGTAAATCACATAAGTGATGAGTGGCACCAATAAAAACAAAGGCAACATTAAAGGAATCATAATTGAAGCCCATTGTCCCCATGTAATGACCGCATTACCTGTGCCCTTAGCAATCAAATCGACCGCCAAAAGGTTGGGCGCAAGCGCGGTGAGAAACATAGAGCTTGTCACACACGTAGAGGCAAGAGCAACCCACGTAAGGTAAGCACCAAGTTTGCGTGGCTCATTATCTGGGGTAGAGTTAAAAATAGGAGGAATGTTGCTAGCCACTGGATAAATAGTACCCGCACTACGCGCTGTGTTAGAGGGCATAAAAGGGGCAAGGATTAAATCTGCAAAGGCGACCGCATAACCAAGACCCAAAGAGCTTTTGCCAAGGTATTTTACTAAAACCAGTGAAATACGTCGTCCAAGGCCCGTCTTTTTATAACCAAGGGCAAACATGAACGCCGCAAAAATGAGCCAAATAACCGTGTTAGAAAAACCCGATAAAGCCCACTTGATATTTTCCGATGATTTTGGGTCAATAAGCCCAAGCACCGCCACAAGCGAAATTCCCGTAAAGCCCACAAGTGCGGCTGGAATAGGCTCAAGCACAAGACCCACTACCACACCCATGAAAATAGCGAAGAATTTCCACGCTTCAGGGGTTAGCCCTTCGGGTGTTGGCATAAACCAAAACACCGCCACGACCGCCACAGGGGCGATCATCTTCCAAATTTTTGGTGACATACGATCTCCTTTAAAGATTTGCATTCTGGTGACCATTATAAATTAAGATATGGGATATTATTGAGACTTTTTTGGGGTTTTCTTCAGTAAAATCTTAAGAAAATATTTTAAAAAGTGCTTTTAATTATTTTGTTTTAATGCCACCAACTGCTCTGGAGGCATGGGCTTGGCATATAAATAGCCTTGGACCAAATGGCATCCCTCCTTTTTCAAAAACAACGATTGCTCTGGTGTCTCTACTCCCTCGCCAAGGACCTCCAAGTGAAGGTTCTTGGCTAAGGCTATAATGGCCTTCACAATCGCGCAATCTTCTTCGCTACGAGGGGTATCTTTAACAAAAGAACGGTCAATTTTGAGCTTATCAATGGGCAACTGTTTTAAGTAGCTTAAGGACGAATAACCCGTACCAAAATCATCTACTGAAAGCTTAAACCCTGCTTTTTTAAGAGCCAATAACTTACTGATACTCTCTTGGGTATTTTTCATAACAAAACTTTCTGTCACTTCTAGCTCTATGCACGAAGGTGCAATCTTTTCGTGTTTACATAGGGCTTGCATTGCTGAAACAAAGCTCTCTTCTTCGATTTGAAGGGTTGAGATGTTAATGGCAAGGGTTCCTTTAAACGCCCCAGTTTCTTGCCAAAGCGCTAATTGCTTTAAAGATTCTTCAATAATCCACCACCCAAGTGGCACGATAAACCCACTCTCTTCTGCCCTAGGGATAAACGCATAAGGCGACAAAAGCCCTCGAGTAGGATGTTGCCATCGCACCAAAACCTCTGCCCCAACAACGCTTAAATCTGACAAATCAAATTGAGGCTGGTAATGCAACACAAAGGCATCTGATTCAAGGGCTTCTTGAAGCTCTTTATCTAAGGTATCCATGTTGATAATGTGTTCTGTCAAGGCTTTCGCATAAAGAGCAACCTGATTTTTGCCCAAATTTTTTGCCTCGTGCAAAGCGGTGTCAGCATTTCTAAAAAGCTCTTCGGTGCTCTTAGCATCAGAGGGAAACAACGAAACCCCGACACTTGCCTTTACATGTATCACCCTTCCCTCAACCCTAAAAGGCGTTCTTAAACTCTCAAGCCAAGCAATCCCGTGTGCATAAGCATGGTCTGTATCTGAGGTGATCATTACAAATTCATCTGCCCCCATACGCGCAAGAAAGCCCACGTCTTGGGCAAAATCCCTAAATCGAGCTGCCACCGCCTCGATGAGCTTATCTCCAAAACTGTGCCCATGCACATCATTGACCCGTTGAAAATGGTCCAAATCCAAAAACAACAGCGCCACTTTTTTGGTGTAAAAAGGCTTTGCAAGTTCGTCTTTTAGGCGAATACGGTTTGGAAGTTTTGTTAGCGGGTCATAGTGGGCTAGAAAAGTGATGGCTTCTTGGGCTTCTTTACGCTCGCTGATGTCTTTATGTGTTCCTGCTAGGCGCAACGGTTCTCCTGTTTTTTCGTCACGTTTTACCACGGCACCTGAACTTTCAATCCACACCCAACGGCCATCACGGTGGCGCATCCGAAACTCAACAACATAAGAGGCAAATCCTACCATCGCTTTGGCGATAGCCTCTTGGGCAAGGGTTTTGTCCTCCGGATGCAAGAGGCTTAACCAGTCCTCAACCTCGCCTTTTAAATTTTCTCGCGTAAGTCCCAACATACTCAGCCACGTCTCGTTAACAAAATGTTCTTTGGTCACACAATCATAATCCCAATACCCAAGCCCTGCCCCTTGAATGACGTATTCTAAGCGCTGTTTTTGCTCTTTGAGTTGGGATTGAATGTGTTGGAGTGAGCGAAAGTGAGAAAGAATTAATCCGTATAACAACACCGTGGTTGTCACCACAAAAGCGAGGCCTTTGTACGTTTGCAAGACATTAAGCAGCGAAACATCATCAACAAAAAAGCCCAACACGGCATCGGAAAACAAAATCCAAAGCACGGCAAAAAGCGCATATACTCCAACAATGCGAAGGGAACCATGGCGAAAATTCACAGTGGACTCCTTGGAAAATAAGCTTTACATGTAAAGGTATTTTCTCTTTTTGCTTTTTAGCCGATAGGTTAAATTATAGCCTAAATGGCAACATAAAAACATCCCTTATTGCACTAATACCGCCGTATCAATTCTTTTTTAGAAATCTCATTTCCCACATTTTTGTACCAGTTCGTCATACCATGCTTCGTTATTGCGTGTGCGCTTGGTGCGCTCAAGGTTATCGCGAATTGCCTTGAGCTCGGCCTCTTCCATCAACATCAACACTTCATAATCGAGCGGTGTTGCGTGAGGGTCCGACTCGACAAGTGCGGCTATTTCTTGGGCTATTTCTGTTTTTTTGGGGTTTTCCATGCGAGATTCCTTATAGAACACTAAAATTTAGCTTTGGTTTACTCAAGGCTTGTATAATGGGCGCATTTTAACATACGAAAGGTTCTTTATGAAACACCTTAGTCTTGTCGCCCTTCTCGCCACGTCTTCGCTTTTTGCTGCCACCGATGCGCAAGTAATCGAATACTTCAAATCCCAAGTTCCCGAAAACATTAGCGTCACCATCGAAAGTCGCCAAACCCTTAGCGAACTTAAAGGCTACGACATAGTATCAACCAAGTTGAGTGATGGCACCCAAAGTCAGGTCATTACCTTATTTGCCAAAGACGGCTTGATGTTTCCTGACATCATTGACCTAAACTCTGGCGTCTCCATGAAACAATCTTTTGAACAAAAGCAATTGGGACAAAAGCTTGGCACCTTATACAAACAAGAGAGCAAAAACAACATTATTGCCCTTGGAAATGACAAAAACAAGCCCACTATGGTGGTTTTTTCTGACCCAGAGTGCCCTTATTGCCGCAACGAACTGCAAACTGTGGAAGAGCGCCTAAAGACCCACAACCTCCGCCTTATCCTCACGCCCGTCCACGATACAACGGCATTGCAAAAAAGCTACCTCATCTACCAAGGTGTAGCAAAAGCCAAAGATGACGCCACCAAAATCGCTCTTTTGCGTAAGTATTTTGACGAAGCAGCAACCGTAGATGCGACTGTTTCGGATGATAAGGTCGAACAAATGAACCAACTGCGCCGTAAGTACCTCCAAGCAGGCCTCAAAGGTGTTCCTTTTTATATCGATGAAAAAGAGCTTCTACAATAACTTCTTTTCTGTGGCTCAAAAGGCCACAGAATCCGAACTTTGTTAACACTCCATCAACCCACCCGTGTTATACTTTCCAAAACCTTTTAGGACCTTGCCATGAAGATTGCGATGATTGAGGATGACACCGAACTCGCCGAACTGTTGTGTGCTTTTTTAGCCCAATACAACCTCCACGTCACCAACTACGAAGACCCTTATCTTGGCATTAGCGCTTTAGCCATCACTCCATACGATTTGCTGATTCTTGACCTCTCCTTACCAGGCATGGACGGGCTAGAGATTTGCCGCGAAGTGCGCCAAAAAAGCGACATCCCCATCATCATCTCTTCCGCACGCAGCGATTTGGATGATAAGGTCATTGGCCTCTCTTTGGGAGCGGATGATTATCTGCCCAAACCCTACGCCCCCAAGGAGCTTTATGCGCGCATCCTCAGTGTTGCAAGGCGCTACAAAAAAGGAGTTCAAGACACCCCTGCTCCTGCTTCTGTTTTTACTCTTGATGAAAAAGCGGGGCTTATATACTTTCGCCAAACGCCCTTGAAGCTTACCCGTGCCGAATTTGAAGTTCTAGGTGCGCTAGTACACCAACACGGATGTGTGGTATCACGGGAACAGCTCATCGGTGCCGCGCCAAGCCTTGGCGAAGAGAGCGAAAGCCGAAGCCTAGATGTGCTCATCAGCCGTATTCGCGCTAAACTGGGCGAAAATTCTAAAGAACCCAAACACCTCCATTCGGTGCGCGGCATCGGGTACAGGCTAGCTGGATGAAGTGGTACCATAGCCTTTTTTTTAAAATCACGCTGATTTTTGGCATCGCTCTAGCAGGGCTTGTGGCAGTGGGAACAAGCTTTACTTTGCACCAAAAAAAAGAGCAATTGTTTGAAGTGCGCCGTTTTACCCAAAACCTCTTTCGTAGTGCCTACTCACCCCATTCTGGACAACTTGATACAGCTTTACTCGCTCAAGAGGGGTATGTAATCCCCGAAAATGCTGCATCTTTAGCACCCTTACTTAAAAACCTTTCTCCCACACCTTTTCGCCGCCAAGGAGAGATGGGACGGCGTATGCTTCCTTTGGAAATTGTTGCATTTAAAGGCAAACTCTATGCCTTGGTTTTTTCAAAAGAGGCATCCGTACACGTTTATGAGACTCCTTTTCACCCCTCACACCCCTTACATGTAAGTGTGTTTGGTCTCATTGGTCTGGCGTTGGTGTTTTTATATGTGTTAACTTTACGCAGCATTCGCCCCCTTTTGCCCCTGAAAGCGCGGATTGAAGCCTTGGCGGAGGGAGATTATACCCTACCTCCTCGCAGCCACAGCAAAGACGAGATTGGCGCCCTTGCTAATGCCTTTCATGACACGGTGCAAAAGATAAAAGACCTCAAAGAAGCGCGGCAACTGTTTTTGCGCAACATCATGCACGAACTTAAAACCCCCATCACCAAGGGGAAATTAGCCCTTGCCATGTTGGAAGACTCTCCTTATAAAACCAAACTTGACGTACTTTTTGACACCCAAGAACAGATGCTGGAAGAGTTCGCGCGCATCGAAAAACTAGGGGCGGGAGAGCTCACCCTCGTGCGTAAACCTTACCATTTGGATGACATTGTGGCCCAAGTGCGGGATTTGCTCCCTGATGAGTCCGCGCCTTTGGAGGTATCTGCCGACCCCCAAACCTTACATGTAGACTTTGATTTGTTTTGTGTGGCCCTTAAAAACATCACAGACAATGCCCTGCGCTACAGTACCGATGGACGCGCGCGCCTTACATGTAAAGGCACAACCTTATCCATCTCCAACCACGGCGACCCTTTGCCTCACCCTCTTGATTCTTACGCCAAACCCTATTTTTTAGGAGGCTCCAAACAAAAAGAATCCCGTGGCCTTGGCTTTGGACTTTACATCGCCCTAGCCGTTTTTCGCCTCCACGCTTTGCCTTACCACTACACCCACGAAGCAGGGGTTAGCACTTTTACCCTTGAACTTACTCCGGTGCTTTAAGTCCATGCACAAACTGGTACATGAGCACGGAAGCGGCCACGCCCACGTTGAAGCTTTTGATGCCTTCTTCCATCTCGATTTGCACGCACGTATCGCACACGGCTAACACCTCAGGGGAAAGCCCTTCCCCTTCATTGCCCACTACTAACACCCAACGTTTTGGTACGCGCACTTGGGCCAAGGCCGTTGCCTTAGGCGTTACTTCCGCGCCAAATACGTGATACCCCAAGGTTTTTAACGCCAAAATCGTCGCCACTGTGTCGTCGTACACATGGAACCTAAGCTGACTCACATGCCCCATGGAAACCCGAAGAACACGCCGCCCGTAAGGATGCGCACCTTGTGACGAACAGACTAATGAATCCACCCCAAGAGCCGCCGCACTACGCGCCATGACGCCTAGATTTTCACTCTTAGAGAGCATCGTACTCATGAGCACCCGCTCGCCCAGTGCATTAAGAGGCAAAGGTGACGGGCGAAGGCCATGCATCATGACATGGTGGTGCACCGTGTGGCCCACGATGCCTTCCATTACTTCACGGCTTGCCACAAAAAACGTTACGCCTTGCAAAGGCTCCAAGAGCGCACGTTCTTGTGCGTAAAAAGTAGGAGTGGCTAGGAGGCTTAAGGCTTGCACCCCTTGCTTTAAGAGCATGCACACCACCTTGGGACTATCGGCGATAAACTCTCCCTTGGCACTCACTGCCCCATCGCGCAAGGTGCGGTACAGGGCAAATTCGGGTGTGGCTAGGGTGGTGACTTCTGTGAGTTCCATCACCCTTCCTCCACAAGGCTCAAACTCACTTTGCCCCGCGCAAGGTCAATGCCGATGACACGGATGGCGGGCAAATACTGGTTCAAACTCACCACTTCCAAAGGATGCCCCACCCGCTTTGAGGAGAGTTTGGAGAGGTGAATCATCCCGTCATTTTTCAAGCCAATATCCACAAACACGCCAAAATCTACAATGTTGCGCACCACCCCTGAAACCACGCTCCCTTCTTCTAGCATCCCAATGTCGCTCACCCCCTCTTTAAACGGCAAGGGCGGCAAGGCCTCCCTGGGGTCAAAGCCTGGTTTTTGCAGCTCAAAAACGATGTCTTTGAGCGTTGCTTCGCCCGCGCCAAAGGTCGCCATAAGCCCTTCGGGCGAGGCATCTGGGTTTTTCAAGAGCGCCAGCGCAAGAGGGTAACTCTCAGGGTGCACGCCCGTGTTATCCAACGGACTTTTACCCTCTTTGATGCGCACAAATCCTGCGGCTTGCTCATAGGCTTTGGCCCCCAAGCCTTTTACCTTTAGTAAATCCGCCTTACATGTAAAGCGTCCATGGGCTTCGCGGTGAGCGACCATCGCCTTGGCGACTTTAGGGCCGATGCCTGCCACATACCCCAACAAGGAAACCGAAGCGGAGTTAGCATCTACTCCCACGCGGTTGACCAAATCTTGCGTCACGTCTTGGAGCTTTTTTTCTAGCTGTTTTTGGTCCACATCGTGCTGATACTGCCCAATGCCAAGGGCTTTGGGGTCGATTTTCACTAACGCTGCCATAGGGTCACGCAACCGCTGGGCAATGGAAATGGCACCCCGAATACTCACATCAAGCTGCGGGTACTCTTCCGAGGCAATCTTAGAGGCCGAATAGACCGATGCACCCGCTTCTGAAACCACCGTGTAAGGCAACACCACCTCGCCTTTGGCGTTGAGCGCGGCAAAAAACTCTTGGGTTTCCCGCGAGGCTGTGCCATTGCCAATAGCCACCGCGGTGATGGCGTAGCGTTTGGCAAGTGCGACGACTTTAGCGGTCGCCCCTTGCGTGTCATTGTGGGGAGGCGTGGGGTAGATGACTTCATGGGCAAGGTAGGTTCCCTCCATGTCAATCACGGCAAGCTTACACCCCGTGCGAAAGGCGGGGTCAACGCCTAAAATGACCCGTTGTTGCACGGGCGGGCTCATGAGCAGTTGGTGGAGGTTTTTGCCAAACACGTCGATGGCGGCGGTATCGGCACGCGCTTTTAAAAGGCCGTGTACTTCGCGCTCTAAAGAGGGCAATAACAACCGCTTCAAGCCGTCTTTGTACGCCTCAAAAAGGAAGGGATTTTTGGCGTTTTTAGGAAGTTTGTACTGGTAAATGTTTGCTTCGATGCGCGCCACATCCACGACCATCTTGACGCTCAGTTGCTTTTCTTTGACCCCACGCATGAGGGCGAGGTAGCGGTGAGAAGGGATGAAGGCGACCTTTTCACGCGCATCGGCCAGAGAAACAAAAGCCCCTTTTTCGTCAAAGGTTTTGGTTTTTTTCACTTCCAAAACGCCGTGCTTTAGCATGAGCGTGCGCACCGCTTCACGCTCCCTTGGGGCATCCGCAAAACGTTCCGCGAGGATGTCCTGGGCTCCTGTCACGGCTTCTTCCACAGAAGCGACCTTTTCGCCCACGTAGGTTTTCGCCTTCTCGTAAAACATCGCCTCGTCGCCTTTTTCTAATACGTCTGCTAAGGGTTCAAGGCCTTTTTGGATGGCACTTTGGGCGCGGGAGTTCTTTTTTTCTTTAAAGGGGCGAAAAATGTCTTCCACTTCGCTGAGGGTTTGGGCAGCCTCTAAGCGGTGTTTGAGCGCGGAATCTAGCACACTGCGCTCGCTAATAAGCCTTGCCACGTCGGCTTTGCGCTCCAAAAGGTGCTTGGCACTTTCAACGATTTTTTCAAAATCGCGCAACGCTTCATCGCTCGCCCCCTCGGTCATCTCCTTGCGGTAGCGTGCGATGAAAGGCACCGTCGCCCCGCCTTCAAGGAGGGTTAAAATGTTGGTAACCGCGGTCGCACTAAGACCTGTTTGTTTGATAAGGATGTCTGTTAAGGTGTGCATCGTTTCCATTCTTACATGTAAGGGTTTTAAAGGGCGCATTATACGCAAATTTTATTCTGGCGACCCAAAAGCCTTTCTTTTTATTCCATCAAAAAAATGTATAATGCCTGTTACTTTAAAAAGAGGCTGTGCTGTTTTTATACACAAAAACCCGCTATTCTGGGCTCTTTTTGACTACCACTTCCACAACAAAGGATACATTTTGACCACACAAAAGAAAGGCCTCATGCGTAACATCGGCGTTCAGATTGTTATTGCTATGGTCATCGGCACACTGGTTGGCGCCTTCATGGGCGAAAGTGCGGCAATCTTCGCGCCCCTTGGCACTATCTTTATTCATCTTATTAAGATGCTTGTTATCCCTTTGGTGGCCATCTCCATCATCGCTGGGGCTGCAGGGCTTGGAGACAGCCCCTCAGCGGGGAAAATTGGCGTGACTACCTTTGGGTTTTTCCTTGGAACCTCCGCGTTAGCCGTGGGGCTTGCGCTGTTTATGGGTGAAGTTTTTGGCCCAGGACGCGGGCTGGATTTGAGCAGTGTTGAGGGCATGTTTTCCACCAAATACGCCGACCAAGGGGCGCTTCCTGGGTTTTTTGACACCATCACGGGCATGATTCCCACCAACGTGTTCCAGTCCCTCACCGATGCGAACATCTTACAAATCCTTGTCTTTTGTCTCTTTTTTGGCATCGCCATCTCTAAGCTAGAAAAAAGCAAAAGTGCGGCGGTACTTTCCCCGCTAAATGCCACCATTGACGCGTTTATTTGGATGATTCACGTGGTGATGCGCATCGCACCTCTGGGGGTTTTTGGCCTCATGGCTGACGCAGTAGGAACTTTTGGTTTTTCCATGCTAACTCTTGTGATGAAGCTTTTTATTGTTTATATAGTCGCTATTCTCATTTATGGGTTTGTATTTTACCCTTTGTTGGTCAAGTTTTTCTCCAACACCCCCGTGTTAGCATTCATGAGCGCCATGAAAAAACCCCAAGCCGTAGCCCTTTCCACCGCCTCTTCCATGGCAACCTTGC
Coding sequences:
- a CDS encoding BCCT family transporter: MDSSPKTTMLKPVFIPSVVILCILVLYAALMPTHAGEVFNGAKELLAEKFGWFYMLSVGIFTLFVVFLAVSPYGRFKLGPDQSKPAYSYLSWFAMLFSAGMGIGLMFWSVAEPVMHYTSPPVGEGSTIEAAREAMQITFFHWGMHAWAIYAVVGLVLAYFSFRHGLPLSIRSALYPLIGERIYGGIGHSVDTVAVLGTILGVATSLGFGVLQINSGLNYLFDIPVGITTQVILIALISAIATVSVILGLDGGVKRLSELNLYLAGLLLLFVILAGPTFFLFSALVQNIGAYLSGIVSMTFNQHVYDSTPWMGWWTLFYWAWWIAWAPFVGMFIARVSRGRTIREFIAGVLFVPVGFTFVWMTVFGNSALDAIMNKGADALSAAVSADVSTALFQFLELFPFSGITSVLAVLLVVTFFVTSSDSGSLVVDTISSGGKDNNPVWQRIFWAVLEGVVAAALLIAGGLGALQSASIAIALPFALIMLVACWGLWRALHLEAIRYESLQHHMNAGRHGKISGTWKSRLSRLIEFPSVEETRRYIRKDVVKAMLLVEKELEDHHWEVDINHDDTKGVATFRVEHSGDMDFIYEVRIKTGDTPTFAFPDSVNPSRAQKKYGRAEVYLQDGNKAYDIYGYDEDVIATDIIDQFEKHRHFLHNTSSLNPAIPIE
- a CDS encoding glycosyltransferase → MKILLFTDTLCDTNGVSRFLQDLGTHCPAFHLVTATRKSCNLPFKNWTNLPVRLRLAMPFYPQLDLSFPSYAHAKTLFETFDPDLVHVSTPGPVGLLGRALARKYHKPLAGVYHTDFPSYVHNNLPLWGLKRLTQMSMRWFYKPFSLLFARSQSEIPKLQPLLHKTLTLFKAGVDTQVFTPLALPKEARLTLLYVGRISPEKNIGFLWEVWEILQNLLGPQAVQLWCVGECTHPLLRTQGEALGVHFLGKQPKEALPALYAKAHLFVFPSLTETLGQVVLESLSCGTPVVVSDQGGPRTILASTTRPCGLILSTRFSSTWAHAIKSLLLNEPRLSAMAEAARAENYDIKTSVEDFLAVHVRMRKEEAEPEGSTKEEG
- a CDS encoding DASS family sodium-coupled anion symporter gives rise to the protein MSPKIWKMIAPVAVVAVFWFMPTPEGLTPEAWKFFAIFMGVVVGLVLEPIPAALVGFTGISLVAVLGLIDPKSSENIKWALSGFSNTVIWLIFAAFMFALGYKKTGLGRRISLVLVKYLGKSSLGLGYAVAFADLILAPFMPSNTARSAGTIYPVASNIPPIFNSTPDNEPRKLGAYLTWVALASTCVTSSMFLTALAPNLLAVDLIAKGTGNAVITWGQWASIMIPLMLPLFLLVPLITYVIYPPTQKTSPEAPAWAAAELKTLGGIKGKEILMGVLAVVALVLWIFGKEVGIHGTTAAIAIVAVMVLTNVITWDDVLSNKEAFNILIWFATLVAMASGLSKTGVLKWMGTGLEGYLVGMTPTVLMLSMLLIFFVLHYFFASVTAHTTALLPLFMAIAVQMIAPEQLVPFSILMAGTLGIMGILTPYATGPSPIWFGSRFIPTGTFWLLGGVFGALYIAVLLVGVFIFV
- a CDS encoding putative bifunctional diguanylate cyclase/phosphodiesterase, translated to MNFRHGSLRIVGVYALFAVLWILFSDAVLGFFVDDVSLLNVLQTYKGLAFVVTTTVLLYGLILSHFRSLQHIQSQLKEQKQRLEYVIQGAGLGYWDYDCVTKEHFVNETWLSMLGLTRENLKGEVEDWLSLLHPEDKTLAQEAIAKAMVGFASYVVEFRMRHRDGRWVWIESSGAVVKRDEKTGEPLRLAGTHKDISERKEAQEAITFLAHYDPLTKLPNRIRLKDELAKPFYTKKVALLFLDLDHFQRVNDVHGHSFGDKLIEAVAARFRDFAQDVGFLARMGADEFVMITSDTDHAYAHGIAWLESLRTPFRVEGRVIHVKASVGVSLFPSDAKSTEELFRNADTALHEAKNLGKNQVALYAKALTEHIINMDTLDKELQEALESDAFVLHYQPQFDLSDLSVVGAEVLVRWQHPTRGLLSPYAFIPRAEESGFIVPLGWWIIEESLKQLALWQETGAFKGTLAINISTLQIEEESFVSAMQALCKHEKIAPSCIELEVTESFVMKNTQESISKLLALKKAGFKLSVDDFGTGYSSLSYLKQLPIDKLKIDRSFVKDTPRSEEDCAIVKAIIALAKNLHLEVLGEGVETPEQSLFLKKEGCHLVQGYLYAKPMPPEQLVALKQNN
- a CDS encoding thioredoxin domain-containing protein; its protein translation is MKHLSLVALLATSSLFAATDAQVIEYFKSQVPENISVTIESRQTLSELKGYDIVSTKLSDGTQSQVITLFAKDGLMFPDIIDLNSGVSMKQSFEQKQLGQKLGTLYKQESKNNIIALGNDKNKPTMVVFSDPECPYCRNELQTVEERLKTHNLRLILTPVHDTTALQKSYLIYQGVAKAKDDATKIALLRKYFDEAATVDATVSDDKVEQMNQLRRKYLQAGLKGVPFYIDEKELLQ
- a CDS encoding response regulator transcription factor, with protein sequence MKIAMIEDDTELAELLCAFLAQYNLHVTNYEDPYLGISALAITPYDLLILDLSLPGMDGLEICREVRQKSDIPIIISSARSDLDDKVIGLSLGADDYLPKPYAPKELYARILSVARRYKKGVQDTPAPASVFTLDEKAGLIYFRQTPLKLTRAEFEVLGALVHQHGCVVSREQLIGAAPSLGEESESRSLDVLISRIRAKLGENSKEPKHLHSVRGIGYRLAG